One window of Candidatus Nitrospira kreftii genomic DNA carries:
- a CDS encoding hypothetical protein (conserved protein of unknown function), whose amino-acid sequence MRSTGTVFEFLLTAIISGTIMLGSADICLAGKGQSAHKSFKGEVVEKAGALAIRSEEGATYQLSENEARRQGRQFKAGDKVEVTVNENNAIVDVHLEGEKGTHNFVTGKLVYVGKMKKEIKLQTAEGEKSFPLLLQETKTRDLAEGTEVTVELNEAGTVIDLHKGKH is encoded by the coding sequence ATGCGGAGCACGGGGACTGTATTTGAATTCCTACTCACAGCCATCATCAGTGGAACCATCATGCTAGGATCCGCCGACATATGTTTGGCCGGCAAGGGACAATCAGCGCATAAGTCTTTCAAAGGCGAGGTTGTCGAAAAGGCCGGCGCGCTAGCTATCCGGTCGGAAGAGGGAGCCACGTATCAATTGAGCGAAAACGAGGCACGACGCCAGGGCCGTCAGTTCAAAGCCGGCGATAAGGTTGAGGTCACGGTCAACGAAAACAATGCCATCGTCGATGTTCATTTGGAAGGCGAGAAAGGTACACACAACTTCGTCACAGGGAAACTCGTCTATGTTGGAAAGATGAAGAAGGAAATCAAGCTGCAAACCGCGGAAGGAGAAAAGTCCTTCCCCCTCTTGCTGCAGGAAACGAAAACCCGGGACCTGGCGGAGGGCACCGAAGTCACAGTTGAATTGAACGAGGCAGGTACTGTGATTGATCTGCACAAAGGGAAGCACTGA